One window from the genome of Pedobacter schmidteae encodes:
- a CDS encoding translocation/assembly module TamB codes for MNKYVRKSLKILLWCIASIVLLLVLIALSLNIPAVQNFVKDKAINYLKEKTKTEISLESIKIGLPKDIILNKFYIEDKKGDTLLYAQKLAVDISLFKLLYNKVEVNNITLQKIRANVTRIHPDTTFNFSFLADAFMSEQTKPEAEVEKDSTSTLKFSVSRINLEDIGIVYRDDVAGNDMKLNLGEFKANIKDFDLEKQHYVIKSLNLSNTSVSYLQQKPLTQLQAHIANSIDTTKTESGKLPQVEIQDFTFNKVKIGFNDQLSRTSANVDLNSLALTKLFIDLTNNLYKVEEGKINNTKVDFRTATSAMQAKVNLNEFALTQLIADVTRSKYQLNEASLNHSDVVFAFKPVPAEKTVVKKDTVPPAPGIALLLNRVNLADNNIKFDNLAEKPGKRMDFNHLQIRKLSLQAEKIAYSDAGILVNLKSGSLKEQSGFELLKLQGDVAYTQKQTKINNLILKTPNTSIDNNTQLDYTSMDDLTKHPERVKIYTQVKNTSIGLKDAAYFSDAVPENYRNEKIRVTALAHGYMNNLVIPKLQVDGLKSTHIDISGTARGLPDVNKTVLNLNIKRFALTKNDLLVLIPKKSLPTNITLPNTINATGQFAGSMTNFNTGFNINTDMGSARLLASMKGPKGKENYTANINLNNFNVGKLLKMEPQLGRITAKANVKGSGLDAKKASATINGQVISAYYNKYNYHNLNLKGTYARQKLDLKSNMADTNANFGLTAHIDISGKYPSVKANANLKQIDLQKLNFSPTEFKLAGLIKADIQTADPDFLNGDITINGMQLVKEGQHFNVDTILVHAEATDNHNLLTLRSEFLRAKIDGKYQLTNLGAAVINQINKYYQFGTVTKIPDQRFRFYVNFYNPKILKNLIPELSTFAPSRMGGLLDTQKDSLMINAVFPQVVYGSYRVDSTRLNINNDNQKLNYKLTIKSLQSPALSFFNNEISGAAVNNNLDLNIFLRDSKRKDKYVLGGLFTSINKDFRFSFDPQKVLLNYEKWTVAPENYLQFGASGILANQFNLSNGGQLLSINSESNTPNAPLKVTFKDFRIETLTRFAEADSAMAGGAINGTVDVKDLAGTPKFEANLTVDQLRYQKDMLGTLRIAVNNNTENAFETNIALSGVHELRASGFYYTAPESALDLTLNIDKIDLKAIESLSMGQIRKGTGTVSGQLSVKGNLDAPKVLGDLKFNQAGFNVAYVNSFFRMPNETISFTDTGINFNKFTILDSLNQKAIITGGILTSNYRDFKFNMDIRTTNFRALNSTAEDNEMIYGTVYLTSTIKVRGDMNQPSVDMNVRVEDKTKFFFAMPPDDPSIIDQEGIVQYVDFDAPPFNGRKALTAADSISKSPIKGFNLSATIHIDENAELNVVVDPTNGDALKVKGQATLAATMDPSGKTSLTGRYEISDGSYNLSVGPVKRAFKLQQGSNIVWTGEPTEANVNLTALYEVNAAPIDLLNDPSQTTAKTKLPFQVYLMMTGELMKPIIKFKLDLPENERGALGGTVYTKLQRVNTDDGELNKQVFALLVLERFIADNPFQSLAGGGVNVGSIARSSVSKLLTEQLNNLTSSLVKGVDINFNLNSSEDYSTGQLQQKTDLEIGLSKKLLSDRLIVTVGSSFGLEGTQQQQNSTNIAGNVNIEYLLSRDGRYRLRAYRRNQNEGVIEGQIIETGLGFALVVDYNKFKEVFQKFSKKKRIRLEQSAKDETTN; via the coding sequence TTGAATAAATACGTACGCAAAAGTCTTAAAATTTTATTGTGGTGCATTGCCAGTATAGTTCTACTGCTTGTACTGATTGCCCTTTCGTTAAATATACCTGCTGTTCAGAACTTTGTTAAAGACAAGGCTATCAATTACCTTAAAGAAAAAACCAAAACTGAAATCAGTCTGGAGAGCATTAAAATAGGTCTACCAAAAGACATCATTCTGAACAAATTTTATATTGAAGATAAAAAAGGAGACACCCTATTATATGCACAAAAGCTGGCAGTAGACATTAGCCTGTTCAAATTATTATATAACAAAGTTGAGGTAAACAACATCACTTTGCAGAAAATAAGGGCAAACGTAACCCGTATTCATCCCGATACTACTTTTAATTTTTCCTTTTTAGCTGACGCTTTTATGTCGGAGCAAACTAAACCGGAAGCAGAAGTTGAAAAAGACAGTACCTCCACTTTAAAATTTTCAGTTAGCAGAATTAACCTCGAAGACATTGGTATTGTTTACCGGGACGACGTTGCCGGGAATGATATGAAATTAAATCTTGGTGAGTTTAAAGCCAACATCAAAGATTTTGACCTCGAAAAGCAACACTATGTCATCAAATCACTAAACTTAAGCAACACCTCGGTAAGCTACCTGCAACAAAAACCACTAACACAACTGCAAGCGCATATTGCGAATAGTATAGACACAACCAAAACCGAATCTGGCAAACTACCCCAGGTAGAGATCCAGGATTTTACGTTCAATAAAGTTAAGATCGGCTTCAACGACCAACTGTCCAGAACCAGCGCCAACGTGGATTTAAATAGTCTGGCGCTGACAAAGCTGTTTATAGATTTAACCAACAATCTGTACAAAGTTGAGGAAGGAAAAATCAACAACACAAAAGTTGATTTCAGAACCGCCACCTCGGCAATGCAAGCTAAAGTAAACCTCAATGAATTTGCATTAACACAACTGATAGCGGATGTAACACGCAGCAAATACCAGTTGAACGAAGCCAGTTTAAACCACTCCGATGTAGTTTTTGCATTTAAACCTGTGCCGGCGGAAAAAACTGTTGTCAAAAAAGATACTGTACCACCTGCTCCCGGAATAGCCCTATTATTGAACCGGGTCAATCTGGCCGACAACAATATTAAATTTGATAATCTAGCCGAAAAACCGGGTAAGCGCATGGATTTTAACCACCTGCAGATCCGCAAACTCAGCCTGCAAGCCGAAAAGATTGCCTACAGTGATGCAGGGATACTGGTAAATTTAAAATCGGGTTCACTAAAAGAGCAAAGCGGTTTTGAATTGTTAAAACTACAGGGTGATGTGGCCTATACCCAAAAACAGACTAAAATTAACAATCTGATACTGAAAACACCAAATACCAGTATTGATAATAATACCCAACTGGATTATACCTCGATGGACGACCTGACGAAACATCCGGAAAGGGTAAAAATTTATACTCAGGTAAAAAACACCAGTATAGGATTAAAAGATGCCGCTTATTTTAGCGATGCCGTACCGGAAAATTACCGCAATGAAAAAATCCGCGTTACCGCCCTGGCCCATGGGTACATGAACAACCTTGTGATTCCAAAATTGCAGGTCGACGGCCTGAAAAGCACCCACATAGATATTAGCGGAACAGCTAGAGGTTTGCCGGATGTGAACAAAACAGTGCTTAACCTGAACATTAAGCGATTCGCCCTAACCAAAAACGACTTATTGGTACTGATTCCAAAAAAATCATTACCAACCAATATCACTTTGCCAAATACCATTAATGCTACGGGTCAGTTTGCCGGATCGATGACCAATTTTAATACCGGGTTCAACATCAATACAGACATGGGATCGGCCAGGCTGCTGGCCAGCATGAAAGGACCAAAAGGTAAAGAAAATTATACGGCCAACATCAACCTGAACAATTTTAATGTAGGCAAACTTTTAAAGATGGAGCCTCAACTGGGCAGGATTACAGCAAAGGCAAATGTAAAGGGCAGCGGACTGGATGCAAAAAAAGCTTCAGCTACCATCAATGGGCAGGTTATCAGTGCCTATTATAACAAATACAACTATCACAATTTAAACCTAAAGGGCACCTACGCCCGTCAGAAATTAGATTTAAAGAGCAATATGGCCGATACCAATGCCAATTTTGGTCTGACCGCCCATATAGATATTTCCGGAAAATATCCTTCAGTAAAAGCCAATGCCAATTTGAAGCAGATAGATCTGCAGAAACTGAATTTTAGCCCTACTGAATTTAAACTGGCAGGCCTGATTAAAGCTGATATACAAACTGCCGACCCCGACTTTCTAAATGGTGACATTACCATCAACGGCATGCAATTGGTAAAGGAAGGTCAACACTTTAATGTAGACACCATTTTGGTACACGCCGAAGCTACGGACAACCATAACCTGCTCACTTTAAGATCAGAATTCCTGAGGGCTAAAATTGATGGCAAATATCAGTTGACCAATTTAGGTGCCGCAGTCATCAATCAGATCAATAAATATTACCAGTTTGGGACCGTCACCAAAATACCCGATCAACGGTTCAGATTTTATGTTAACTTTTACAATCCAAAAATCCTGAAAAATCTGATTCCTGAATTGAGCACCTTCGCTCCTTCCCGTATGGGAGGTTTGCTGGATACGCAAAAAGATAGTCTGATGATCAATGCCGTGTTCCCGCAAGTGGTTTATGGCAGCTATCGGGTAGACAGCACACGATTGAACATCAACAACGACAATCAGAAGCTGAATTATAAATTAACCATCAAAAGCCTGCAAAGCCCTGCCTTGTCTTTCTTCAACAATGAAATCAGTGGTGCGGCAGTAAACAACAATCTGGACCTGAACATCTTTTTGCGCGACAGCAAGCGTAAAGACAAATACGTATTGGGTGGGCTCTTCACCTCTATCAACAAGGACTTCAGGTTTAGTTTCGACCCACAAAAAGTATTGCTAAACTATGAAAAATGGACTGTGGCTCCAGAAAATTATCTGCAGTTTGGGGCCTCGGGTATTCTGGCCAATCAGTTTAACCTAAGTAATGGCGGACAGTTACTGAGCATCAACAGCGAAAGCAATACCCCTAACGCACCATTGAAGGTAACCTTTAAAGATTTCAGGATAGAAACACTAACCCGGTTTGCCGAAGCAGATAGTGCCATGGCGGGCGGCGCCATTAATGGAACGGTAGACGTCAAAGATCTGGCAGGAACGCCTAAGTTTGAAGCCAACCTTACTGTCGACCAACTCCGTTACCAAAAGGATATGCTGGGTACTTTGCGCATTGCTGTCAACAACAACACCGAGAATGCTTTTGAAACCAATATTGCCCTATCGGGCGTACATGAATTAAGGGCCAGCGGCTTTTATTATACTGCCCCTGAAAGTGCGTTGGACCTGACCCTAAATATTGACAAGATTGACTTAAAAGCTATAGAGAGCCTCTCTATGGGACAGATCAGAAAAGGAACAGGAACAGTAAGCGGCCAGTTGTCGGTAAAAGGCAATCTCGATGCCCCCAAAGTACTGGGCGATTTGAAATTTAACCAGGCTGGCTTTAATGTGGCTTATGTCAATTCATTTTTCCGAATGCCCAATGAAACGATCAGCTTTACCGATACCGGCATCAATTTCAATAAATTCACCATCCTGGATTCGCTGAACCAGAAAGCCATAATTACGGGAGGTATACTAACCAGCAACTATCGCGACTTCAAGTTCAACATGGATATTCGCACCACCAATTTCAGGGCCCTAAATTCAACTGCTGAAGATAATGAGATGATTTATGGTACCGTTTATTTGACCAGTACCATTAAGGTAAGGGGCGATATGAACCAGCCTAGCGTGGATATGAATGTCCGTGTAGAAGACAAAACCAAATTCTTTTTTGCCATGCCGCCTGATGATCCTTCAATTATTGATCAGGAAGGCATTGTCCAATATGTAGATTTCGATGCTCCGCCTTTTAATGGAAGAAAGGCATTGACAGCAGCCGACTCAATTAGCAAATCACCCATTAAAGGTTTTAATCTGAGTGCCACTATCCATATCGATGAGAATGCAGAACTCAACGTGGTGGTTGATCCTACCAATGGCGATGCCCTGAAGGTAAAAGGACAAGCAACATTGGCGGCCACCATGGACCCCAGTGGAAAAACCAGTTTAACAGGCCGTTACGAAATATCTGACGGCAGTTACAACCTGTCTGTAGGCCCTGTAAAACGTGCGTTTAAATTACAGCAGGGCAGCAATATCGTGTGGACAGGCGAACCGACCGAAGCCAATGTAAACCTTACGGCTTTATATGAGGTAAATGCTGCTCCTATCGACTTACTGAACGATCCAAGTCAGACCACGGCAAAAACAAAATTACCTTTCCAGGTTTATCTGATGATGACCGGCGAATTGATGAAACCCATTATCAAGTTTAAGCTAGACCTGCCCGAAAATGAGCGTGGCGCATTAGGTGGTACCGTTTACACCAAATTACAACGGGTGAATACCGACGATGGGGAACTGAACAAACAGGTATTCGCCCTATTGGTACTGGAGCGGTTTATTGCCGACAATCCTTTCCAAAGTCTTGCCGGTGGTGGTGTAAATGTGGGTAGCATCGCCCGGTCAAGCGTAAGCAAGCTGCTTACCGAACAGTTGAACAACCTTACTTCCAGTTTGGTAAAAGGGGTCGACATCAATTTCAACCTCAATTCTTCCGAAGACTATTCAACCGGACAACTACAACAAAAAACAGACCTGGAAATTGGTCTGTCCAAAAAATTGCTTAGTGACCGTTTGATTGTAACTGTAGGCAGTTCATTTGGTCTGGAAGGTACCCAGCAGCAACAGAACTCGACCAATATTGCGGGAAATGTGAATATAGAATACCTGCTTTCCAGAGATGGACGTTACCGTTTAAGGGCCTATCGTCGCAATCAGAATGAAGGAGTAATTGAAGGACAGATAATTGAGACCGGGCTGGGCTTTGCCCTGGTAGTGGACTACAATAAATTCAAGGAAGTATTCCAGAAATTCTCTAAAAAGAAACGAATAAGATTAGAACAAAGTGCTAAAGATGAAACAACTAACTAG
- a CDS encoding cytidine deaminase produces the protein MNQKEFTISYQVFKNIDELDEHDRTLCLKAEEALKTSYSPYSKFKVGTALRLKGDKIMMGSNQENVAYPSGLCAERVALFTVGAVHPNAVIESMAITAKTDNFVIEKPVTSCGACLQVMAEFEHKQNQAINVLFYCINGEIFKVKGIKNLLPFVFAEERLAL, from the coding sequence ATGAATCAGAAGGAATTTACGATCAGCTATCAGGTTTTTAAAAATATTGATGAGCTGGATGAACACGATAGAACACTTTGTTTAAAAGCAGAAGAAGCCCTAAAAACTTCCTATTCGCCCTATTCAAAATTTAAGGTAGGCACTGCCCTCCGGTTAAAGGGCGATAAAATAATGATGGGCAGCAATCAGGAAAACGTGGCTTACCCCTCGGGCTTATGTGCAGAAAGGGTTGCCTTATTTACCGTTGGTGCGGTTCACCCAAATGCGGTAATCGAAAGTATGGCAATTACCGCAAAAACTGATAACTTTGTGATTGAAAAACCGGTTACTTCCTGCGGTGCCTGCTTACAGGTGATGGCAGAATTTGAGCATAAGCAAAATCAGGCTATTAATGTCTTGTTTTATTGCATCAACGGTGAAATTTTTAAAGTTAAGGGAATTAAGAACCTGTTGCCTTTTGTATTTGCCGAAGAGCGGTTGGCCCTATAG
- a CDS encoding DNA gyrase/topoisomerase IV subunit A: MSEEIENNINEENKHTVIPINGLYENWFLDYASYVILDRAVPHINDGLKPVQRRIMHSLKEMDDGRFNKAANVIGNTMKYHPHGDASIGDAMVQIGQKDLLIDCQGNWGDPITGDNAAAPRYIEARLSKFANEVVFNGDTTIWQLSYDGRNNEPVTLPVKFPLLLAQGAEGIAVGLATKVMPHNFVELLDASIEALQGQRPNILPDFFTGGMADFSAYNEGMRGGRIRVRAKITEKDKKTLVITEIPYSTTTGSVIDSILSANDKGKIKIKKIEDNTAANVEIVIQLAPGISPDVTIDALYAFTSCEVSISPNTCIIKDEKPQFLSVNDILIQNAMHTKALLKKELEIKLHELQEKIFFSSLLKIFIQEGMYKNAEYENSGNFEIVVEVLNKLFDPFKADLYREILPEDFKKLIDKPMSSITRFDVKKADEQMKALSDEIKVVKNNLKHLTEYAIAWYQKLKDKYGKGRERKTEIRLFDRVEASKVALANVKLYLNREDGFIGTGLRKDEFVADCSDIDEIIVFREDGKCIITKIADKTFVGKGILHAQVFKKGDERTIYNMIYKDGSSGISYVKRFAVVGVTRDKEYDLTKGSKGSKVLYFTANPNGEAELVTIQLKPHAKLKKLQFDLDFAEIAIKGRGSQGNIVSKYPIKKVLLKSKGVSTLSGLKIWYDDLLRRLNVDGRGKYLGEFDGDDKILQVHRDGWYELSTFELSNHFDADLVLIQKFDPEKPFAVVHYEGKAKNYYIKRFLFESIAVGKKLSLISEENGSRFIFLTGNPAAVLTVDVLKGKTQVPETLEIVLAEFIDVKGIKANGNRLTAHDVKDLTLSNSKEIEPVEAIKTVPVAASEGNEDAETVVEDNHEEELLDPAMSKDADEEEVPLPEAESAVTEETGEEAQQPEKPKKAWDSPAKEKPSTNKPEPKPAKAKSEKPEKQNEEATEQAAPEQEEKPAKHVDFEITNPDDIKMDDKGQLGFF, translated from the coding sequence ATGAGCGAAGAAATAGAAAACAATATAAACGAAGAAAACAAACATACCGTAATTCCAATTAACGGGCTTTACGAAAACTGGTTCCTCGATTATGCTTCCTATGTAATTCTGGATCGCGCTGTACCTCACATCAACGATGGTCTGAAGCCGGTACAACGACGCATTATGCACTCTTTGAAAGAGATGGATGACGGGCGTTTTAACAAGGCTGCCAATGTTATTGGAAATACAATGAAGTATCACCCACATGGTGATGCCTCAATTGGTGATGCCATGGTACAGATTGGGCAGAAGGATTTACTGATTGATTGCCAGGGTAACTGGGGCGACCCGATTACCGGTGATAATGCCGCTGCTCCACGTTATATAGAGGCGCGTTTATCGAAATTTGCGAATGAGGTAGTATTTAATGGCGATACCACCATTTGGCAGCTGAGTTATGATGGACGTAACAACGAGCCGGTTACTTTACCGGTTAAATTTCCTTTGTTGCTGGCACAGGGAGCCGAAGGTATTGCTGTTGGTTTGGCTACCAAAGTAATGCCCCACAATTTTGTAGAATTGCTGGATGCTTCTATTGAAGCTTTGCAGGGCCAACGGCCAAATATACTGCCCGATTTTTTTACGGGAGGTATGGCCGATTTTTCGGCTTATAATGAAGGAATGCGTGGAGGCCGGATTCGTGTAAGGGCAAAAATCACAGAAAAAGATAAAAAAACACTGGTTATTACAGAGATCCCTTATAGTACCACTACAGGATCTGTGATCGACAGTATCCTATCGGCCAATGATAAGGGCAAAATTAAGATCAAAAAGATTGAAGACAATACTGCTGCAAACGTAGAGATTGTGATTCAACTGGCACCAGGGATATCTCCGGATGTAACGATTGATGCTTTATATGCCTTCACTTCCTGTGAAGTTTCCATTTCGCCGAATACCTGTATCATTAAGGACGAGAAACCTCAGTTTTTAAGTGTTAATGATATTCTGATTCAAAATGCAATGCATACCAAAGCTTTGCTGAAAAAGGAATTAGAGATTAAACTGCATGAGCTTCAGGAAAAGATATTTTTTAGTTCCCTGTTAAAAATCTTCATTCAGGAAGGGATGTACAAAAATGCCGAATACGAAAACTCAGGCAATTTTGAGATCGTTGTAGAGGTGTTGAATAAGTTATTTGACCCTTTTAAAGCTGATTTGTACAGGGAAATATTACCTGAGGATTTCAAAAAGCTGATTGATAAACCAATGAGCAGCATCACCCGTTTTGATGTTAAAAAAGCGGATGAGCAGATGAAAGCGCTTTCGGACGAGATTAAAGTGGTTAAAAACAACCTGAAGCACCTTACCGAATATGCTATCGCCTGGTATCAGAAATTGAAAGACAAATATGGCAAGGGCAGGGAACGTAAAACGGAGATCCGTTTGTTTGACCGGGTGGAGGCTTCTAAAGTAGCATTGGCCAACGTAAAATTATACCTGAACCGTGAGGACGGTTTTATTGGAACCGGCCTGCGTAAGGATGAATTTGTGGCCGATTGTTCGGACATTGATGAAATTATTGTTTTCAGGGAAGACGGAAAATGTATCATCACCAAAATAGCTGATAAAACTTTTGTGGGCAAAGGTATTTTGCATGCCCAGGTGTTTAAAAAAGGCGATGAACGGACGATTTATAACATGATCTATAAGGATGGCTCAAGCGGGATATCTTATGTGAAGCGTTTTGCTGTAGTAGGGGTAACCCGAGATAAGGAATATGATTTGACAAAGGGCAGCAAGGGATCAAAAGTATTGTACTTTACAGCCAACCCTAATGGTGAGGCCGAACTTGTGACGATACAGCTGAAACCGCATGCTAAATTAAAGAAGCTGCAGTTTGATCTCGACTTTGCAGAGATTGCCATTAAAGGACGTGGCTCGCAGGGTAATATTGTATCCAAATACCCGATTAAAAAGGTCTTGCTGAAAAGCAAAGGTGTGTCTACCTTATCCGGATTAAAGATTTGGTACGACGACCTATTGAGGCGACTGAATGTAGATGGCAGAGGTAAATACCTGGGAGAATTTGATGGAGATGATAAAATATTACAGGTACATAGGGATGGTTGGTATGAACTGAGCACTTTTGAGCTGAGTAACCATTTTGATGCCGATTTGGTGTTGATTCAGAAGTTTGATCCCGAAAAGCCTTTTGCAGTAGTTCATTACGAAGGTAAAGCAAAAAATTACTACATCAAACGGTTCCTTTTTGAATCGATTGCTGTGGGGAAAAAACTAAGTCTGATTAGTGAAGAGAATGGTTCGAGGTTTATATTCCTTACCGGCAATCCTGCTGCTGTACTTACAGTAGATGTGCTGAAGGGGAAAACTCAGGTGCCTGAAACCCTGGAAATTGTCCTGGCAGAATTTATTGATGTCAAAGGCATCAAAGCGAATGGAAACAGACTTACCGCACATGATGTTAAAGATCTGACGCTTTCAAATAGTAAAGAGATAGAGCCTGTTGAGGCCATTAAAACGGTGCCTGTGGCCGCATCTGAAGGGAATGAGGATGCTGAGACTGTTGTTGAAGACAATCATGAGGAGGAATTGTTGGATCCGGCGATGAGTAAGGATGCAGATGAAGAAGAGGTACCTTTGCCGGAGGCTGAAAGTGCGGTAACTGAGGAAACGGGAGAAGAAGCACAACAGCCTGAAAAGCCAAAAAAGGCATGGGACAGTCCTGCAAAAGAAAAGCCATCCACGAACAAACCTGAGCCTAAACCGGCTAAGGCAAAGTCTGAAAAACCTGAGAAGCAAAATGAGGAAGCTACAGAGCAAGCAGCACCTGAGCAGGAAGAAAAACCGGCTAAGCATGTTGACTTTGAAATCACCAATCCTGATGACATCAAGATGGATGATAAAGGCCAGCTAGGCTTCTTTTAA
- a CDS encoding M1 family metallopeptidase, with product MKTNFLFLIGVIFCTNAFGQYINNPGSNHGNKFEQLGTIISDPNMYRSASGAPGPAYWQQRADYEINAELDEKNLRLNGAETITYHNNSPDPLSYLWVQLDENQHKASSDNKLTERSRINEKTSNKTLLDIINAENDLGVKILKVTDEKGSPLPYTINNTMMRIDLPFVLQPKQSYKLKIAWNYKIANRIADGGRGGYEYFADDDNYLFTITQWFPRMAVYSDFQGWQNKQFEGRGEFALAFGNYKVNMTVPADHVVGATGECQNYAQVLNADNLKRWNAAQTAKTPIEIVNLAEVKSAMTKKSSAKKTWTYTAENVRDFAWVSSRRLVWDAMATQINGKKIMSMSYYGPEAYPLYNKYSTKIVDHTLKEYSKHTIPYPYPVAISVEAANGMEYPMICFNYGRAEKDGTYTDAIKYGMMSVIIHEVGHNFFPMIVNSDERQWSWMDEGLNTFCQYLTEQTWEKNYPSQRGPAHKITDYMKMPKDQLEPIMTNSENIINFGPNAYAKPATALNILRETVMGKELFDYAFKEYAKRWAFKHPTPADLFRTLEDASAVDLDWFWRGWFFGIDPVDISLDDVRQQKTQLADQTNKNFYELNFSNVGGLVMPIIIEWTFKDGSKEVDRIPAYIWRKDENKVTKTFAKDKEVVAVQLDPYRETADIDESNNSWPRKDQASRFELFKQQQAPRGSSTEAKPMQQSRQR from the coding sequence ATGAAAACGAACTTTCTGTTTTTAATCGGCGTTATTTTCTGCACAAACGCATTTGGTCAATATATCAATAATCCAGGTTCCAATCATGGAAACAAGTTTGAACAGCTGGGCACCATCATTTCTGATCCGAACATGTACCGTTCGGCATCGGGTGCACCCGGACCGGCTTACTGGCAGCAACGTGCAGACTATGAAATCAATGCAGAACTAGACGAAAAAAATCTACGTTTGAACGGCGCAGAAACCATCACCTACCATAACAATTCGCCCGATCCATTGAGTTATTTATGGGTACAACTGGATGAAAACCAACATAAGGCCAGTAGCGACAACAAGTTGACGGAAAGAAGCAGAATAAACGAAAAAACGAGTAATAAGACTTTGTTGGACATCATCAATGCCGAAAATGATCTTGGTGTAAAGATATTAAAGGTAACTGACGAGAAAGGCAGTCCTTTGCCCTATACCATCAACAATACTATGATGCGTATCGACCTTCCTTTCGTTTTACAGCCCAAACAAAGCTACAAGCTTAAAATTGCCTGGAACTATAAAATAGCAAATCGTATAGCCGACGGCGGACGTGGTGGCTATGAGTATTTTGCTGATGATGACAACTATCTGTTTACCATTACGCAATGGTTTCCGCGAATGGCTGTTTATTCCGATTTCCAGGGATGGCAAAATAAACAATTCGAAGGAAGAGGCGAATTTGCGCTGGCATTTGGCAATTACAAAGTAAATATGACCGTACCTGCCGATCATGTAGTGGGTGCCACCGGCGAATGCCAGAATTATGCTCAGGTATTGAATGCCGATAACCTGAAAAGATGGAATGCCGCACAAACGGCAAAAACGCCCATCGAAATTGTCAACCTTGCCGAAGTAAAATCGGCTATGACCAAAAAATCAAGCGCAAAAAAAACCTGGACCTATACAGCCGAAAACGTAAGGGATTTTGCCTGGGTGTCATCGCGCAGGCTAGTCTGGGATGCAATGGCAACCCAAATAAATGGAAAAAAGATTATGTCTATGTCGTATTATGGCCCGGAGGCATACCCACTTTACAATAAGTATTCAACTAAAATAGTCGACCATACTTTAAAAGAATATTCCAAACATACCATCCCCTATCCATACCCGGTAGCTATTTCTGTAGAAGCCGCCAACGGTATGGAATACCCTATGATTTGCTTCAATTATGGCAGGGCAGAAAAAGATGGCACCTATACCGATGCCATTAAATATGGCATGATGAGTGTAATTATCCATGAGGTGGGCCACAACTTTTTCCCCATGATTGTAAATTCCGACGAGCGGCAATGGTCGTGGATGGATGAGGGCTTAAATACTTTTTGTCAATACCTTACCGAGCAAACCTGGGAGAAGAACTACCCTTCGCAACGTGGTCCGGCCCATAAAATAACTGACTACATGAAGATGCCCAAAGACCAGTTGGAGCCCATTATGACCAACTCCGAGAACATCATTAACTTTGGCCCCAATGCTTATGCAAAACCTGCTACAGCCTTAAATATTTTAAGGGAAACCGTAATGGGCAAAGAACTGTTTGACTATGCTTTTAAAGAATATGCCAAACGCTGGGCATTTAAGCACCCTACGCCGGCAGATCTGTTCAGAACACTGGAAGATGCTTCGGCAGTTGATCTGGACTGGTTTTGGAGAGGCTGGTTCTTTGGAATAGATCCGGTAGATATTTCGCTGGACGATGTACGACAACAAAAAACGCAACTGGCCGATCAGACAAATAAAAACTTTTATGAGCTCAACTTTAGCAACGTAGGCGGACTGGTAATGCCTATTATCATCGAATGGACGTTTAAAGACGGCAGCAAAGAAGTAGACCGCATTCCGGCTTATATCTGGCGAAAAGATGAAAACAAAGTAACCAAGACTTTTGCCAAAGACAAGGAAGTAGTAGCTGTACAGCTGGATCCTTATCGCGAAACAGCTGATATAGACGAAAGCAACAATTCATGGCCAAGAAAGGACCAGGCTTCTCGTTTCGAATTGTTCAAACAACAACAAGCGCCGCGTGGATCTTCAACAGAGGCAAAGCCTATGCAGCAATCCAGGCAGCGTTAG